The genomic window GCAGGAACGGCAGACGTCTGGTCGCAGCAGAAGGAACCGCCTGAGGACACCTGCTTGGAGATAGCAGGTGGCGACTTCGTGattgtgttttccttctctctctctctctctctctctctctctctctctctctctctctctctctctctctctctctcttctctctctctctctctctctatctatctatctctttctctctcaattccttttcctttctttgttgccGTGTTGATGTCATTTCTTTCTTGTTatattgttctctctttctcctgtaatgcgtttgttttttgttttgattgttttttcttcgtcttcgtcttctttttttttattatttttcatcttcttttttgtctttgtttttacgacttctctttctccttctcacacgtcatcttccttctcttcctatctttttctccttttcctgcattttttcttcttgtacttactcctcctcttcctcttgctccacccctatctccacctcctcttcctcctcttcttaaacttccaccatcaccacctccacctcctccccctcctcttcttcttcctcctcctcttcttcctcctccccctccccccctcctcctcctcctcctcctcctcttcctcctcctcctcctcctcctcctcctcctcctcttcctcttcctcctcctcctccccctcctcccctcctcccccttttcctgctcctgctcctcctcctcctctttcacttcctcctcctccacttcctcttccatctcctaccCCCTTTTCGTTACAACCCCACTAACTAGACCCTTTCTCCCCCAACCCAGATATGGCTCCTCCTccgcgccaccaccaccaccaccacttcttaCCAATGGCGACAACAACAGCCTTCGTGTTGTCCTTCGCCTGCCTCGCCCTAGCAACGCCCCAGACCTACAACAACCAGGGCAACCAGGGTCTTCTAGGGCAGGGGACTTTGGGCCAGGGTAACCTCATTCAGGGGAATTTGGGCCAAGGTAACCTCATCCATGGGAATTTGGGCCAGGGTAACCTCATCCAGGGGAATTTGGGCCAGGGGAATATCGCCGGGCACAGTAATTTGGGACAGACGAGCTTCGGAGGCAATGGGCAAGAGTTGTCCTTTTCGAACCCGTCGACGTTCGGCCAGACCAGCGGAGGAGGCGGTTTGCTACAGGTGGGATATATTTgtgatgttttgatttttttgtggcTTACTTATTTGCGTATTaccttatttatattataattatttactcATTAATTCTGATACTTTTTTGGATTAGTTTTGCCGTGGACAAAAATGGTGGCATTTACTCAAGATAGGATGCTGCGCATATAAATACCTTCATTGCTGCAGAAAACTtgcttttgaaaagaaaaaatatcacttTCCATTCCATGGATATcctgctcttctccctctcctcttctcagtttctctcatatctaccttattttccctttccatctcccccatctttcttatctccctcatcccccctcataCCTTCCCCTCGTATCTCCCTTATTTCTTTCACATTGCATCCTCTTCACTTCCCCTCATATCTCATCTcgctcctcccttaccccctctatctccttcacctccccctaacctctccctcatctcccccaaaGCCCACCGGACTCAGTGGCCCTCTCAACGGCCTCTACGGCACTCCCGACGACAGTGCCATCGtcgcagcaggaggaggaggacagtgcCAACAGAACCTCCAGATCTCGGTAGTCACCTCCACCCGCCTGGTCCCCACGACGCTTATAAGTACCCGCACGAGAGCCATCCCGACCTACCGTCTTCAGGGAGATCACGCAGACCAGCATCTACCCGACGACCATCGTCAGGAGGGAGGTCATTACGTCAGTGGTCCCGCCGGTGGTGCAGACGCAGACGCAGGTGAGGTCGGGGGACGGGgttggaatggggaggggagaaggttgggttgggggtaaggggatgagagggggttgGAAGAGATGGGGGTAGGttaggagtgaaggaagggattggaaaggggaggagatggggtgttgggtgagagagggtgggttGGGTTAGGGGtataggggtgagagggggttagAAGGGATGGGCCTGGCTTTAGGACGTGGGGATAGGTTGGGGGTGAAGTAGGGcttggggaggaagagaacgaaggaagTGATGGGTTGGGAGTTGAACTTGGTGGGTTGGAGTTAAAATCGGTGGGTtagcggggaaggggaagaatggtggggaaggaaagtgggttggggtggaggggaagtcggaggggaagaatgaggtgtgaagggagggatgaaggaaggttggagaagagaggatgagcaaggagaagggagcggaggaagggagaataaggataggggagaggaggagaggccaaagaa from Penaeus chinensis breed Huanghai No. 1 chromosome 24, ASM1920278v2, whole genome shotgun sequence includes these protein-coding regions:
- the LOC125038352 gene encoding PPE family protein PPE10-like, giving the protein MAPPPRHHHHHHFLPMATTTAFVLSFACLALATPQTYNNQGNQGLLGQGTLGQGNLIQGNLGQGNLIHGNLGQGNLIQGNLGQGNIAGHSNLGQTSFGGNGQELSFSNPSTFGQTSGGGGLLQPTGLSGPLNGLYGTPDDSAIVAAGGGGQCQQNLQISVVTSTRLVPTTLISTRTRAIPTYRLQGDHADQHLPDDHRQEGGHYVSGPAGGADADAAPDGNQIRDPRPHHHRHPVPDADADPAGDSHGYQHAVTDLDDDEGPGHHHDCAE